aaaaaaactcacattttttttatggagagggggtgtcttcggagatgcatatccgaaatattccaatttttgatCTTAaaatgtttcggatatgcattttcgaaaaaattcaataattattaaaaaattaaaatcaaggtgaatcaatacaattaatagtataattaattgtattaattaaaatatattattaaatatatatcattataatcaagatgtaataataatattaacctaataaatatttaaattaacattttatttttatataataaattaataataataataaagatatttattttctatttttttatgataaatcattttataaattaattttcaaaaacaattttatagttattaaaaatcattttataaattaaaaacattctaatttcataagtaaaatttgaattatataaaattaaatataaaatttattcactaaataaaattgataaattcTTAGGTATCTATGATAAGTAGTTGGGTACCGGTACCTTTAgtgtaaattaattaaaaaatttaatttatttaaaaataaaaataatttaaaatgtgaCATgacaattaataattttatttgattggaTAAGAGTACCAATACCCAACTAAACTCAAGGGTACCAGAGTGTTCACCAAATTATTAAGAcaaaatcttattttaatttttttaactaaatgaaaaatgatatttttatcataattaattatgaaaaatgatttttttatgattattattattattatcattattcttacttgatctatttcattattattatcaacGGTAGAAACATGAATTTGAATTATTTATaactacattttaataattgaaattattttaatttttttgtaattgaaattatttttaaattttaaaatatgaatcagaatagaaatatataataattattatttataactcataaattatatcaaatttataatatgtCAATTAATTAATACatcaaaattttttaatttttgggatttttttgatatgcatatccgaaaaaaaaaaatttggaatttttttcggaaatgcatatccgaattaatcaaaattctaattttttagagttttttttCGGAGATATCTCCAAAATctagaaaaatctaaaaaaatttacGTCGGAAATACATATATGAAGCAagagtaatttaaaatttttgcaCAAAGTTTTCCTCATTGGGTCAATAAATAAATTCTCTAGCTTTTTCCAAATTTTAATTCCGAAAAACTAAAAAGCCCAATAAAAAAGTTGAGTCCATATCCGTTCTTCTCGAACCTATATATAAATAAGTTTTACCAGAATGAACTCTCTGTCTCCCAACCCCAACCAGATTGATTTTACTAGATCTAACAACAGTTTCGATAATACCATCCCTCTGAAGTCTGAACCATGGTATGTGCCgaataatatatatttacttttgtttttgatttGGAATGAGTTaagtataaatatttttatatttacttttgtTTTGATTTGGAGTGAATTAAACTGAATTGAATCCTTGTTCTTCAGGCATTCAGAGAATTTTTAAAGGAAGTAGAAGTTGCCTTTCAAGATGACAGCGAAAAGTATGATCAATTCCGCAAACTCTGGGTAGATATGAAATATAGAAAAATTCCTTTTAGTGTTTTCAAAGCAAAATTCAAGCCCTTGTTTGAAGGGCATAAATATTTAGTTTTGGAATTCAACCAACTTGTGAGATTCTAACATAGAATAGAGTGTAAAGATGCATCAGAGTTTTTTCAAGCAGTAAAAGTTGTTTTAAAAGATGATGATTATCAAGATTTTATTCAAGTTTTTCAAGATTACAGGAcaaggaagattgatgaaaggTGTATTTTGGCAAGACTGAAGGTGCTGCTTAGAGGCCATGCTTATTTAATCAGCCAGATGAACACCTTAGTTCATCCTCGGTTTCATCTCACACTTCCTTGTTGGGATCAACTTCACTGGGATCTACTTTCTGTTATTTCACAAAAACTCGATTTTGACGACCTCTTTCAATTTTCTCGTGTCTGCACCAATTGGAGACTTTTTCATAAATCAATAGATAAATCAAATTTCTTGACATCCCAAGAACCACTACTTCTTGAGTTTTTTAAGTCTCCTGTTAAGTTACCATATTCCTTTACTAGCCTACCCAATCAAAAAGTTTATCCCTTGAACAAGATGATGCTGAAAATGTTGAGTTACTCTTATGATGGCTCCTTCCCTATCTATGTTACCTGTTCTAGTGGATATTTTGTCATTATAGCGGACAATTCTTCCATTCTGCTCATCAATCCGTTTACACAAATAAAGAAGAAGGTAAGCTGTCCTTCCACGTTTAAGTCTAAATTCTGCCCTCAACATCATTACCGTGCATTACTTGCTTTTGACAAATGCTCCGAGGAGGAATTTGTTTTGGTATTTTTATTCGATTACTCCAACAGTCTGTATGTCTATCAATCTCGACATAATGGTTGGGTTACTTCTTCCATTAGCTTCTACCCTAATGAGGACCCTAACAAGAACCCTTATGATGTCGAGGATGGTTTTATCAACCTTGTTGTTGACTTTGTGGCTTTGAACAATATAATATATGTTCTTACTTTGGAGGCCAGGATAGGGGTACTCTGTTTGAATTCGAATTATGCAAATATTGAATATCTAAATATGGTGAATACCCCCGAATTCGAATTACCATTTGAATTAGAGTTAGAGAGATCATCCTTTAACTTGGTTACATGTGATGAACAACTTTTACTAGTTCGATTAAATCCTGATTTTGGAGATGGTCCTCCACCAGATAAAAGAGTCTACAAGATAGACTTCTCAACCATGACTTATGTCGAACTCGAAATCTTGGGGGACATtgcattattttatttgtttggaAAGCTGTAAGGCATTGAGCAACCCGAATAGATGGGGTTATGAGAGCAACTCTGTGTATCAAGTTTGTAGTCATGGCTGCACCAAAACTTGTACCGTTTATAATTGGGATacaaaatccaacaaatacattGCCCCTCCAAATCCTGAAACAAATGGCACTATCTTTAAATGGTATTTTAGACAACCAGAATATGAATTAGATGGTTCTCTTTAATTGATcggttttttcttttcttgtaaaataaatattatcaagtatatttatatttattcctATTCTCTTGTCAGGTATTTCTCCAATTTTATTAACTTTGCTATTTATATTCTTACTCCTTAAACGTATTATTgggtttgttttttattttgtattcatGATAATAAAATTATTCTCTATTTGATTGAATTGAATAAGTAAatctattgtttatttatttatttatttatcaattgTTAAATGTTATGAAATAgagtgaaattttatttttaatcccaTAATTAAGCTCCTAAAATAACTAACAATCatagaatataataaataaagatgagtattttggcaagttttTCAAGTGTCTAACTTTTTAGAAATCTTGCTATTTTAACATATTATTATGAACAGTCTTTACTCACGTATAATCTAACAAGATTGTTCATATTGTATATTCTTCTTTCCTAAGTCATCTGTTTCGAATTGTAAACTTTACAAAttagcttgtgtagaagcatatAATCTTGTAAACGAAATTGTTATTCAAACTGTTGTTTGATTTTTCCTTAAGGGACCAGGTTGGTCAAAAACCTTAAGAAGTCGAAGACCGGTGTGTCCATATATTTTGTTTGTTGGCTTTTGTGGTTTtgtattgttgtttattttttgttatgTTTTGTGTTTTGTATTTAGAATTGTTTTTGGGTGTTTGAGAAGTTAAATCTGAGGCACCGGATACAGCGCCTGCTAAAAATGGATCAAGCTTTAATCAGCTTCTTGGTATTAAAGGAGCTTCTCAAGAATCAGTGAGTCAATCTCATTCTTATTACTGTTTCTTTTCATTCTCTGATTTGGatttaaaattgttttcaatcagaCTTTGGCCCTGTTTGGACAATAGCTTAATTAAGTGATTATAGCAAAATTGCGTCTGTATAAGTTATTTCTATAACCAAACACAATAACTCAGAATAAAACTTTGGCTTTATGTTACAACTGCAAGCCcttttcaaaatttcaagtttATTGCTTTATTTGCAGAAATTAATTGGAATACACTGGCAATGTAAAGAAATTTTACACCGTCGGCGAATCGCAACCGTTAATTTATTGGAAGtacttgacttttattttaatttttttaaagtaatataattaagtggttgtgatgcattggtagtgtaaaaaattttacacGTGCATAATAATTAAACTCTTATTTGCATAGTAAAGTAATACTATAAGGCTAAATTTCAGCTGttgaaaaatatttgtatttgatAGTAAAGTAATAGAATGTGTTGTGCAGAATATATAGAAGATTCGTCTTCAACTTACAAAACCATTAGTTTGGGGTGTAGTTTGTGGGGCTGCTGCTCCTGGTACTAAATTTCTGCATAACATTAAAATGTGATATGCATGGCATAAAATGTTTAGTCCTGCGATTAACTATGACAATTGTTAGGGCCATCTTTGAGGGCGTGCATGTTGTGTAAAATCGTAGCTAAACAAggcctcataaaatatttgtctcTTATAAACAGTAGTTAAATAGAGCCTCTAATTGTTTTGTCATGGTTGAATCAAGACTTACTACACAGGGCTCCCAAAAACTTAAGACGACTCTGACAATTATTTAAGAACATTCATTTTCAAAGTTTTCTATTCATTGATAAATCTTCATGGTATAGAGTCATATGTGAATGCTATTTGTTACAACTTAATGTTTTCTGAATAAACTGTTCGCTTTGGTAGGAAATTTCCATTGGGACTTTGAGGATGTTGCTAAATCAATTTTGTGCATGATTATGTCTGGTCCATTCATTACAGGATATACACAGGTAATCGTTTTTGTTGCTGATATAAATTTTTTACCGAACCATCATTAGATCGGAGTATAATACAGACGGGTGTCAATGAATTGTTGGTATTTAAATTTTAGACTCGGAATGATTGGTATGACCGAGAAATCAATGCAATAAATGAACCTTATAGACCAATTCCTTCTGGTGCAATATCTGAGAACGAGGTATATTGTAAATCCAAAACTTATACGTCTTTTCCTTTCGTTACTTGTTTATTTGCTCATCGTTTGGCAAAAAAATCTGCAGGTAATCACTCAAATATGGGTGCTGCTACTAGTAGGTCTTACTTCGGCGGGTATATTGGATATATAGGTCGGTACTGCATATAAAAATTACAGGATCCGTCTCTTCTTAATGCAAATGATCAGAAACTCGGTTGCAAAATTCTTCTCCTTAACAGGCAGGGCATGATTCCCCTATACTTTTTTACCTTGCGTTGGATGGATCCCTGCGGTCGAATATATATTCTGCACCTCCTTTAAAGGTAGTTCTTTTAAAAATTTCCTCATTTTtcagttatatatattttttgcctTTTATGGTCCTTGACTAAGTTATGCATGTTTTCTAGCTAAAACAAAACGGATGGATCGGAAACTTTGCCCTTGGAGCAAGTTACATTAGTTTGCCATGGTGTGGTATCTTCTACTTCGATAATTATTTGCTATATGTTTAAGCTGTTATTATCCTTGTTACGGTGTTATCGAATATTGGCCATGAAGGCGCCATGGTGGATATTAGTGGCGGGTTTTTCCGCCATAGTCTACTATGATGGCGCCTCAAAGCGCCTGgtatggcgggattttggctctTTGCCTTGGACCGTAATCTACGATTGACAACACTGGCTTGTTTTGAACATTTGGTTTTTGTTGATTCATTGATTTCATTTACAATTAGGTGGGCTGGTCAAGCTTTGTTTGGGACTCTTACACCAGACATTATTGTTCTCACACTCCTTTACAGCATAGCTGGCGTATGTCGTATATTCTTCATCACATTTTGTGGGATACgataatatttcaattattaccTCAATTTGTTCATCAATCAATATTGTTCTTGACTTTCTGTAACACATTGTAGTTGGGAATTGCCATAGTTAATGATTTCAAAAGTGTTGAAGGAGATAGAGCTCTAGGACTTCAGGTCGACTACATCACCATTCTTTGCTTTTTAGTAACTCTAATCCGAACATTTTCATTCATCCAAGTAGTTTCTACTAACTTTTTTATCAACAATCTTGTTTGATTAGATTAGTCTCTTCCTGTCGCTTTTGGCGAGGAAACTGCAAAGTGGATATGCGTCGGCGCTATCGACATAACACAATTATCTATCGCTGGTACGTTTTGATCTCTCAAATATATTCAAACTCAATCTTCATATAATATCTTTTCAAAAGCTTATAACTAACAGTTGCAACTTGCTGTTGAAATATGGTTGCAGGATATCTACTCGGGGCTGGTAAACCGTATTACCCGTTGGCTCTACTTGCCTTAATAGTTCCACAAGTCGTATTTCAGGTAAACTACACAATTACACTCGCAACGTTCCGAAATTGTTTGCAAATCATGCAACATAGCTAAGAACACGCAAAATCTGTTTTTATTTATCGAGTTATTGTCTTGTGCCTTGCAGTTCAAGTATTTCCTCAAGGACCCTGTGAAATATGATGTTAAATATCAGGTATATATATAATAACCTCTAAAATTTCATCGTCAAATCTATAAGCTTTATATATGTATATCAGCATTGCAGTGTTACATGACATGTTTTTTTGAGTAACCGTAACCTTCCGATGTTGACAGGCTAGTGCGCAACCGTTTTTGGTTCTTGGTCTGTTGGTTACTGCTCTAGCAACAAGCCATTGATAAAAAAATGTTGAAGGGAGAGTCACACCAGTTAGAAGGAACTTAACAAATTTGTGGCTTTTGTTAGTTACTTACATTGAAGATGTGTGCCATAGTTTTTGTTTGTCGCCCGCCCTGCATATAGGGTTATTATCAAGGCTTATACTCAtttaacttttttgttttttcctcttaatttttgttttgttcttgtatCTTCTCTTATCCTCCTAAATTTTTGATGATTTCTAAGTTAAGGTCGAGCAAAGTATATTTTTAGGAAGCCTTTAAATAAGAATAATTGTACAAAATGTATTGCAGACATATTCACGTATACAATTCCCGTACATGGTTTCTTcataaatgtgtaaataaattttatGCATACTTCTCTCATACATATCTCACCAtatactattttaaaaatcataGAATTTATATTGTTAACATTAAACTATTGGTTAATTACATGCCATCAATGCCACTAGGAACAGAAATGATAATGCCTTGACCATCTTCCACAACACTGGGTTTGGGTGTTTGAATGGGAGAAGACtttttgaagagaaaaaaaaaagtgaaaaatggataattttttaaaagaatgtCTTTATAAAGAAAGATAACTAAATAtttatgattaatatttttttcattgtTACAAGTTAGTGGTTTGAATATGATAACATTTTGTATTGACCATAAGGCcgataacaaaaaaaattagatattgaAAATGTTAGAGATGGCAAGCAGCTTTTATGACCCTTACAAAAtcgggaaaaaaaaaaaaaaacgagcgGGAAGAGAAACATGGTAGAGGGGACGAATCAAAAACCTTAACCAAATTTGGTCAGTTAAAAAAATAAGACGAGCCCGACGGACCCTGTCATTTAAAAAAGCTAAATGTGACAAAAAGCAATGTTTTCCTTGTTTAGCCTGCCTTGCCAAAGCTCGGTAAAAAAATGGGGCAGACGAACATAGTAGAGGGCGCGAGGCAAATTTTTTGGCTCGACTCGTAAAAGTGGTGGAGTAAACGGGCATATCCAGTGAGTCTGATATGTTTTTCCACCTATAGAAAATCctttgaagtttgaagaaaatccTTAAAAACACTTGGAAAAATTTTCAAGTATAAAAAAGTCAAACATTGACTTTTTGATTCctaattgattttcttgatttttcttggttaaatgacttcaataatcatatattgatgattttgatcctcaaaagtccatggttgaccaaaagtcaaaggtgatcctgtacagttgacttttcctgatgAACTGAGTTTTTCGGAGATTTCATATGAACCAAGCTCTCCTCCGAATGTATCATATTGAAGTATTAGAGGATCTTGAGCTATGGAATCTTGCCCTGGTCAAAAGTCaattgttcaggtgaattaggtcaaaaatcctaattgtggaccagatgaaattgatgactgtggatcttgaattgaagtacatcttCCATTGGATATTGATATAGGTATCATTTGAAGATACTTGGGCCTTTTGGATCATGCTTTGAAATTTTGTAAGGTTTTCCAAATGTGAGCCCTGATTTGAGTCCCTGATGggactcaaaaccctagattggtgaccTGGATAGGTCTGAGGCCCGATGCCTGGAAATTAAAGATCATGGGTGGATGGATGAATCATCTTGAGCCCTATGATTGTGTTGAGGATCATTTCACTCATTGATTGACCCTTTTGTCTGAACCTCCTATCCCCCAAAACCCCAATTTAAATACTtggtgaacaagtgactgctaTGGGTATCTATTTTGAGTTAATGGAGTAAATTGAGATGTGACATCTTAGGGgggtaaaaaattagggtatgacatattGTTAAAGTTGAACACCCCAAATTTTTTTTTGTCACTttggctcttttattttccttttaaaaggAACTGCAAATGCTCTAATTTCCTTATTGCACtcaaggggtatgtaggcacaagatgcgatgtcttgtcGAGCACACTTTTAATAAAACTTTTTCCCACCATCCCACTCTTTTTCACATAGcagtataaaaataataatatatttcaaaaaggttcatgtagagtactacggaagtgaggggtgctaatacattccccttgcataaccaactcctgaacctaagatctctgtttgttttattagttttgttttaaacacttcttttgaattttatttcgctctttctcccatttcctttggaaacaataaagtgcagtggcgactttcactaagaTACGAGTTGGGTCAATCCAATGGCCTCAATGTCAATTTTTCACCGCTACACATGGAATGCGGTCATAGGAGGACTTGGTCTCCTTGGATTGTGGGAATAATGGTTTTTCCCTTTGAATGGCCATTCGTCATTTAGTCATTGTGGGTTCACATCATCACCCACTTTCAATCTTTCACTGTCCTTTTTCTCAGCTTCACAATAGGTTTTTGAATCTTCATTGAAGGCTTCTGCACAACTTTGTTCTTCTTTTGTTTTAGTTCAGTCTGACTTGCTTTAACCGCACTTGATTCAACCTGATTTGCTTTAACCACACTTGGTTCAACCTCAACTTGACCTGCAACAACCTAAGCCTGAACTGCATCAACTTCAACTTGACATGCATCAACCTCAATTTGACCTACAACGATCTCAGTCTAATTTTCATCAACTTCAACATGACCTGCATCAACCTCAACATGACTTACATCAGCCTCAACATGACTCGCATCAGCTCCGGATAAACAAGTGATAGTCGTACGCCCCATCGCTCTGGATATTCATCTTCcattaaaacacatattaaccaAACTTGTATTAAAAAGAGAATGGATGGATGCAAATCCATTTTCTCCTCAAATAAACAAGTGGGAGGCGCACACCTCATCGCTTCAAGTATTTGTCTTtcgtaaaaaaaaattcaaaatttagatTAAAAAAGGAATAGGTGGATGCATATCCATTTGCTCCTTGAATAAATGAGTGGGAGGCGTAGGTTCCATCGTTTCGAATATTCGTCTTTCACCTATAAGCAACTACAACCAATCAAACAACTTTTTCAGCCTTAGCACggttaaatctttttatttttgataaacgAACAATGTTTTATCCACTCTAACGCAATTTCGAAACCGTTCATTTTTCGCCCATCAGCGACCAACAAGCAACGTTTTTCCGCTCGAatgtgatcaaaatatttttccttAAAATCAATAAACAAGCAAACTTTTGCTACCTAGAACTACATAGTTTTGAATTCTCCATCGCGCCAAGAGATACATAAGCGTAAAATTCAACTTTTTATCAAGCACCTTAATAAAAAACATAGTTTTCCTTTGGCTTAATAACACTTTTGGTCCTCGTGTTTTGACCAACTCACGAATCTGGTCCTTCAATTTTAAAACAGAACAAAGCAGTCTTTGAACTTGACTAAAGGATATAATATTGGTCCTAACCCCCATTTCCACtccaaaaaagatgatgtgtccaAATTAAGGGGTTGACTAGGCATTTACATGTCATTAAAAACTGAATATTGtatttaataatatttgatttaacatttcagaaaataaagagaaaaaaaataaaacaaaaaagtcATTTTAATTGACTTCTTTGCATTAACCCTAAATCTCAATCTTCTAAACTTCTCCCACCAACGATCTCCTCTTCACTTCTATCAAACTTCATCAGTTGTCTCAATCTTCTTCGCTTCTCACCATGTCAGAATCATATGTCGTGTCCAGTAACAGTTATGTGTCACGAAGAAGACAGATTCGCTGCTTCTGTGATCTTGATTCGCCGCTCACTACCTTGTGGACGAAGGAGAATCATGGGCGAAGGTTTAATGGTTGTAGGTTATACAAGGTAAACACCAGTTTCTATCTAAATGTATGAATCTCCTTTATACTGGTACGAAGAACAAACACCGGAAATTGAAAATCTAAAATCTGTTTGTGATTTCAGTTGCAGGAACGAAAGGGGTGTAACTTCTTCAACTGGTACGTTGAAGATCAAATGTCGGTTCGTACAAAGGAGGTGATATTATCACTAATGAAgagaattgatgaagataagaagAAGGACAATTTGAAGATGAAACAAGATGAGGATTTGAAAAAGAAGCTTAAGTTCTGCCAAGGAGTAGTTGTTTTAGTTGTAGTGGTCATTATGGGATTGATATGTGCGGTTATGTTGAAAAAGTGTTGAATTAGTTGTTTAGAAGCTGAATTAAGTTGTTTAATTAGTTGTTAAGTGTTGTAGCATCTGAATTAGTCGTTTAGAAGCTGAATTAAGTTGTTGAATTAGTTGTTAAGTGATGTATGTTGTAGTTTTCAAATGAATTTTAATGTAATTTTCAAATGTTTATTGCCACCTAGTAATGTGTTGATTGCAAATATGAATTgtgttaattttcaaattttaaaccaTAACAGAAAAAGAAGGTTAATTGTCATTACATAATTTCCATTACATAGCAGCAATACTTGATTGTTATTACACCAAAATATTACTTAATTGTCATAACAACAATATATGAAGAATTTTCATTACACCAAAACATTACTTAATTGTCATCTACTTGTCATTACACCAAAATATGGACTAATTGTCATTACAGCAAAATATGAAGAACTATCAAAACACCAAAATAAAGGCCTAAGTGGCATCTACTTTTGAGATGGTTATGGAGCCTGTGATCTCTGAGACACAACAACCTCGACTTCATTAGCAGTTATTTTCTGTTTCTTATTTTTCTGTTGTCCACTAGAGCTAGCCTTTCCTGTTGTTTTCTGGTTGTGTCCTCCCTTAGGAATCTGCCTGTCAGTAGCACTTTTGCCCTTACATGTCCTTGTGTTATGTCCATATTTGTGACATTTTTTTGCATTTGACTGTCTTCAACTGTCTTGGAAACACACCAGGTTTTCTTTGCTCATCATTGGATTTGTTCCTTTGCTTTTTTTGGCCTCCCTGGCGCCCTTCTCATAAGTGGTGGATTGATGTACTCGGTATTTGTCACTGGCCATAGTCTTGGTCCATTTGAGGGTAGCACAATGTGGGAGTTTGTGGCCAGACATTGTGTCTTCCTGCATACAAACAGATGACACACAAATTATCAGTTTATGGATACAGACAAATTTTAGTTTATACATCAATTTATGGATACAGACAGATTATAAGTTTATACCTATAATAGGATGACACAAAACTTTCAACTACCAAACCATTATGCCAAATGCAGACAATAACATGTTCACATGATATACCAGTTAGATCCCACTTACGATAAGCACAAGACTTTGCTGTCAGATCCACAACATATGTATCTTTCTCATTAGATACACCAAACTTAGCCATGTCCTCATCACCATGCCATGTTGCCTTCCACCCCCTGCCTTTCTTTTGTAGCCTTCAATTCttctctaaacctaaggacatatATCACTATTGTGCCTTTCAAACATCTTCCTTTGCTTCACAATTCTAACAGTTATATAATGCTTAATACCCTCAAGTAAAGAGATTATTGGTTTTTCCCTAATTTCAAGAATTGCCCTATAGAAAGCTTCACACATATTGTTGACCTGCAGATCACATTGAGTGTAATTGCTAAAAGCTGATCTTGTCCATTATTGTGGTTGAACCTTAGCCATTTCAGTGTAAGCAtctgtattttttattttcattctctCCATAGCATGGCTCCAATCTGGTATAGTTGTTGCTCTTGTTGTCCACAACAGTTCCTTCATATCAGCTCCTAAGAGTCTTTTCTTCCAATTATCATAGAGATGATCATAGAGATGCTTTACACACAATCTGTGTTCCACATTATCTCCTAGCCCTTTAATTACCTCCACAAGTCCCTAACATAACATACATTTATATACAAATTCAGAATACAGTTACATATACAGAAATATGAAAATAACTAGTTTAAAAATACATATCTTTTGCTGGTCAGAAATAAATGAATATTGTCTAAGTATTTCAACAAAAAGTATGTATTTCTAAAcgttttcttcatatttttataTAGAGCAATGCTATGCTTACACTAAAAGTGTAAGCCTTATCTTACAccatataaaatacaataaatatatgTATCTATTTGCATtgaaaaagatggaaaaaataattatttaacataataaaaaaaccaaaccaaatatATAATATACGGTGTAATTGTAAAATTCTAGTGTACCAATATCAATTCTCTTTTATATATGTATGTCActgtatatgtatttctgaattGTATGTAAAGTGATACAAATACAATTCTCGTGCACCCACCTCACTTAAACACCTATATCCTAGAATGTTGTGGGATGTTTTTCACCTTGTCATCCTATAATAAATTGTGACTAATATTTTTGCAATACTTTAAATTT
The Vicia villosa cultivar HV-30 ecotype Madison, WI linkage group LG6, Vvil1.0, whole genome shotgun sequence genome window above contains:
- the LOC131611940 gene encoding uncharacterized protein LOC131611940; translation: MAKFGVSNEKDTYVVDLTAKSCAYRKWDLTGISCEHVIVCIWHNGLVVESFVSSYYRKTQCLATNSHIVLPSNGPRLWPVTNTEYINPPLMRRAPGRPKKAKEQIQ
- the LOC131609390 gene encoding chlorophyll synthase, chloroplastic-like; this encodes MAGFWLFALDRNLRLTTLACFEHLVFVDSLISFTIRWAGQALFGTLTPDIIVLTLLYSIAGLGIAIVNDFKSVEGDRALGLQSLPVAFGEETAKWICVGAIDITQLSIAGYLLGAGKPYYPLALLALIVPQVVFQFKYFLKDPVKYDVKYQASAQPFLVLGLLVTALATSH